One Cucurbita pepo subsp. pepo cultivar mu-cu-16 chromosome LG11, ASM280686v2, whole genome shotgun sequence DNA window includes the following coding sequences:
- the LOC111804739 gene encoding uncharacterized protein LOC111804739 codes for MNRAMELQTSNNGGEILDSDVKTELQEPNNGGHHGVHEPQAIFEDVDSACSTPYVSAPSSPGRSPVGGFYYSAPASPMHFAITKSSNSSAQLSSSSLKDGHSCSFEFEFSGRFGSNGSGSVGSMSSADELFLNGKIRPMKLSTHLEQPQVLAPLLDLEGEDEDDEGGEIVGYVRGRDLRLRDKSLRRRTRSMSPLRNTPAEWTENDDEDLNTEGFLENDSGEGKTMEKNEEEGFMSSETTTPSVSASSSRSSSAGRNSKRWIFLKDFLYRSKSEGRSSNHKFWSNISFSSAKEKKPTTNQATSTSTSTSSSTKQKATKPSAHKVKGGNGQVPAKKPTAGKPTNGVGKRRIPPSPHELHYTKNRAQAEELRKKTFLPYRQGLLGCLGFSSKGYGAMNGFARALNSVSSR; via the coding sequence ATGAACAGAGCAATGGAGCTCCAAACCAGCAACAATGGCGGCGAGATTTTGGATTCAGATGTCAAAACTGAGCTTCAAGAACCTAATAATGGTGGACATCACGGTGTTCATGAGCCCCAAGCCATTTTCGAAGATGTTGATAGCGCATGTTCTACTCCTTATGTTAGTGCTCCTTCGAGCCCTGGCCGTAGCCCCGTCGGGGGATTTTATTACAGCGCTCCCGCTAGTCCAATGCATTTTGCCATAACTAAGTCCTCGAACTCCTCTGCTCAGTTGTCGTCGTCTTCGTTGAAGGATGGCCATTCGTGTTCGTTTGAGTTTGAGTTCTCCGGGAGGTTTGGGTCTAATGGCTCGGGTTCAGTCGGGTCCATGAGCTCGGCGGATGAGTTGTTTTTGAACGGGAAGATCCGACCGATGAAGCTCTCGACTCACTTGGAGCAGCCGCAGGTTTTGGCGCCATTGCTGGATCTGgaaggagaagatgaagaCGATGAAGGGGGCGAAATCGTAGGGTATGTAAGAGGGAGAGATCTGCGGCTTCGCGATAAATCTCTACGGAGGAGAACCAGATCTATGTCGCCGTTGAGGAATACGCCGGCGGAATGGACGGAAAATGACGATGAAGATTTGAATACAGAGGGGTTTCTCGAGAACGATTCAGGAGAGGGGAAAACGAtggagaagaacgaagaagaAGGGTTTATGAGTTCAGAAACCACCACTCCTTCAGTTTCGGCTTCGTCGTCAAGATCTTCATCGGCCGGAAGGAATTCGAAGCGATGGATTTTTTTGAAGGATTTTCTATACAGAAGCAAAAGTGAAGGAAGAAGTAGTAATCATAAATTCTGGTCcaacatttcattttcttctgcaaaagagaagaaaccaACAACAAATCAAGCAACATCCACTTCCACTTCCACTTCATCTTCAACAAAGCAAAAGGCTACAAAACCATCAGCTCACAAGGTGAAGGGAGGAAATGGGCAAGTTCCGGCGAAGAAGCCTACGGCCGGAAAACCGACGAACGGCGTCGGAAAACGGAGGATTCCGCCGTCGCCTCACGAGCTGCACTACACGAAAAACAGAGCACAAGCAGAGGAGCTGAGGAAGAAGACATTCTTGCCTTATAGACAAGGCTTGCTTGGCTGCTTGGGGTTCAGCTCAAAGGGCTATGGAGCTATGAATGGCTTTGCAAGGGCCTTGAACTCTGTCTCTTCCaggtaa